In a genomic window of Acropora muricata isolate sample 2 chromosome 2, ASM3666990v1, whole genome shotgun sequence:
- the LOC136896745 gene encoding melanocyte-stimulating hormone receptor-like → MTDSHPIFVPKVFCSAELNAGLHNQLICFTIVSIIVALTTVVGNTLILIALYKETSLHQPSKILLCCLASSDLCLGYSTRLFVPYWISSLLKQKWQTCQHVHLAYILAGGILFGVSLFTTNAISVDRLLALLLGIRYRQIVTVKRVYAAVVVIWVSSFSGLAVQFYIVDEKSIIGASTMFLCLILSMYCYLRIYLKLRHRQSQVRQINQTTLMSLTRYRKTVCNALWVQSVLFFCVMPFCVVASFAYAAVVNRKSSAFYLALLSASTLIFLNGSVNPFLYWKIKQVRQAVINTLRNMFCFQNR, encoded by the coding sequence ATGACGGATTCCCATCCAATTTTCGTCCCCAAAGTGTTTTGCTCGGCAGAATTAAACGCAGGTTTGCACAATCAGTTGATATGCTTTACTATCGTCAGTATTATTGTTGCATTGACTACAGTTGTGGGAAATACTCTGATCTTAATCGCCCTTTACAAGGAAACCTCACTTCATCAGCCTTCCAAGATACTCCTCTGTTGTCTGGCATCAAGTGACCTCTGCCTTGGCTACTCAACGCGTCTTTTTGTGCCTTACTGGATATCCTCATTGTTGAAACAGAAATGGCAAACGTGCCAGCACGTGCATCTAGCCTACATTTTGGCGGGCGGTATTTTATTTGGAGTGTCCTTGTTTACAACAAATGCCATAAGTGTGGACAGACTTCTCGCCCTGTTGTTAGGAATTAGATACAGGCAAATTGTGACTGTCAAGCGAGTATATGCAGCTGTTGTCGTCATTTGggtttcttctttttctggtCTCGCGGTTCAGTTTTACATTGTGGACGAGAAGAGTATCATCGGAGCCTCGACTATGTTCCTCTGCCTAATACTTTCCATGTACTGCTATTTGAGAATTTACTTGAAGCTCCGTCATCGTCAGAGTCAAGTTCGACAAATCAATCAAACAACTCTGATGAGTTTAACACGATACAGAAAGACAGTGTGTAATGCACTGTGGGTACAGTCTGTGTTATTTTTTTGTGTCATGCCTTTTTGTGTTGTTGCCTCATTCGCGTATGCAGCCGTTGTAAACAGAAAATCATCAGCTTTTTATCTTGCATTATTGTCCGCATCAACTTTAATATTTCTTAATGGATCGGTTAACCCATTTTTGTACTGGAAGATCAAGCAGGTAAGACAAGCTGTGATTAACACCTTGagaaacatgttttgttttcaaaatcgtTAG
- the LOC136896754 gene encoding adrenocorticotropic hormone receptor-like, with protein MTVFHPVLHPEAFCSKELTTNLHYQLMCLAVVNIILALIAVVGNTLILIALHKESSLRQPSKILLCSLASSDLCLGFSTLVFATCWLSTVLQQKWQSCQYVYLAYGITAVTLFGVSLFTTTAVSVDRLLALLLGLRYRLIVTVKRVYATVVVIWVFPILGIAVEFYTKDERRIFASSCIMLSLILAMCCYLKIYLKLRHRQIQVRKTNMSTPVSLARYRKTVHNALWVQLAFVVFFVPFCVIAPFAYPAVVEEKSVAFFLALVSASTLLLCNSSLNPFLYCWKIKQVRRAVKNTLSQFSCS; from the coding sequence ATGACGGTTTTCCATCCAGTTTTACACCCCGAAGCGTTTTGCTCGAAAGAATTAACAACAAATTTGCACTACCAGTTGATGTGCCTTGCTGTTGTCAATATCATTCTTGCATTGATTGCAGTTGTGGGAAATACTCTGATCCTAATCGCCTTGCACAAGGAATCCTCGCTTCGTCAGCCTTCCAAAATACTCCTGTGTAGTCTGGCATCAAGCGACCTTTGTCTTGGTTTCTCCACTCTTGTTTTTGCAACTTGCTGGTTATCCACGGTGTTGCAACAGAAGTGGCAATCCTGTCAGTACGTGTATCTCGCCTACGGTATAACAGCCGTTACTTTATTTGGAGTGTCTTTGTTCACAACAACTGCTGTAAGCGTGGACAGACTTCTCGCCTTGTTGTTAGGACTCAGGTACAGACTAATTGTAACTGTCAAGCGAGTATATGCAACTGTTGTCGTCATTTGGGTGTTTCCCATTCTCGGTATCGCAGTTGAGTTTTACACTAAGGATGAGAGGAGAATTTTTGCATCCTCTTGTATAATGCTGTCTCTGATACTGGCCATGTGTTGCTATTTGAAAATTTACTTGAAGCTCCGTCATCGTCAGATTCAAGTTCGGAAAACCAATATGTCAACTCCCGTGAGTTTAGCGCGATACCGAAAGACAGTGCACAATGCACTGTGGGTACAGTTAGCTTTCGTAGTTTTCTTCGTGCCTTTTTGTGTCATTGCACCATTTGCGTATCCAGCTGTTGTAGAAGAAAAATCAGTAGCATTTTTTCTTGCATTGGTGTCCGCATCAACTTTATTACTTTGCAACTCATCTCTCAACCCATTTTTGTACTGTTGGAAGATCAAGCAAGTAAGGCGAGCAGTGAAAAACACATTGAGTCAATTTTCCTGTTCTTAA